From the Pseudomonas baltica genome, one window contains:
- the putA gene encoding trifunctional transcriptional regulator/proline dehydrogenase/L-glutamate gamma-semialdehyde dehydrogenase gives MATTTLGVKLDDPTRERLKAAAQSIDRTPHWLIKQAIFNYLEKLEAGATLNELSGLGGALGDDAGEVQVEHSHQCFLEFAESILPQSVLRAAITGAYRRPEQEVVPMLLEQARLPAAMAEATHKVAAGIAEKLRNQKSASGRAGIVQGLLQEFSLSSQEGVALMCLAEALLRIPDKGTRDALIRDKISNGNWQPHLGNSPSLFVNAATWGLLLTGKLVSTHNESGLTSSLSRIIGKSGEPMIRKGVDMAMRLMGEQFVTGETIAEALANATRFEAKGFRYSYDMLGEAALTEHDAQKYLASYEQAIHSIGKASHGRGIYEGPGISIKLSALHPRYSRAQYERVMDELYPRLLSLTLLAKHYDIGLNIDAEEADRLELSLDLLERLCFEPQLTGWNGIGFVIQAYQKRCPYVIDYVIDLARRSRHRLMIRLVKGAYWDSEIKRAQVEGLEGYPVYTRKVYTDVSYIACAKKLLSVPEVIYPQFATHNAHTLAAIYHIAGQNYYPGQYEFQCLHGMGEPLYEQVVGKVADGKLNRPCRVYAPVGTHETLLAYLVRRLLENGANTSFVNRIADHSISIHELVADPVSSIERMAAQEGGFGLPHPRIPLPVDLYGSERNNSAGIDLANEHRLASLSSALLATAHNDWQAAPMLGCPISAGTPQPLLNPADHRDVVGHVQEATVEDVDNALLCALGNGPIWQATPPDERAAVLERAADLMEAEIQPLMGLLAREAGKTFANAIAEVREAVDFLRYYAVQARHDLSNDAHRPLGPVVCISPWNFPLAIFTGQVAAALAAGNPVLAKPAEQTPLVAAQAVRLLLEAGIPEGVLQLLPGRGETVGARLVGDERVKGVMFTGSTEVARLLQRNIAGRLDNQGRPIPLIAETGGQNAMIVDSSALTEQVVIDVVSSAFDSAGQRCSALRVLCLQEDSADRVIEMLKGAMAEARLGNPERLSVDIGPVIDAEAKANIDKHVQAMRDKGRNVFQMAIADSAEIKRGTYVTPTLIELESFDELQREIFGPVLHVVRYQRKDIDRLIEQINASGYGLTLGVHTRIDETIAKVLDNVNAGNVYVNRNIVGAVVGVQPFGGEGLSGTGPKAGGPLYLYRLLSTCPADAISASLHRQDGPTAPDVRLRDVQLKPLRALQAWAASNQHAELAEVCEQFAAQSQSGVTRLLSGPTGERNSYTILAREHVLCLAETEADLLVQLAATLSVGSHAVWVENELGKAVRNRLPKDVQGKIRLVAEWNKDDVPFDAVIHHGDSDQLRGVCQQIAKRAGAIVGVQGLSQGESNIALERLVIERALSVNTAAAGGNASLMTIG, from the coding sequence ATGGCGACGACCACCCTTGGGGTCAAACTCGACGACCCGACCCGTGAGCGATTGAAGGCGGCAGCCCAGTCGATCGACCGCACTCCGCATTGGCTGATCAAACAGGCGATCTTCAATTACCTCGAGAAACTCGAAGCGGGCGCAACCCTCAACGAGCTCAGCGGTCTGGGTGGCGCCCTCGGTGACGACGCCGGTGAAGTACAGGTCGAGCACAGCCATCAGTGCTTCCTCGAGTTCGCCGAAAGCATCCTCCCGCAGTCGGTGCTGCGCGCCGCTATCACCGGCGCCTATCGTCGCCCCGAGCAGGAAGTCGTGCCAATGCTGCTGGAGCAGGCGCGCCTGCCCGCCGCCATGGCCGAGGCCACGCACAAGGTCGCCGCCGGCATCGCCGAAAAACTGCGCAATCAAAAAAGCGCCAGTGGCCGCGCCGGTATCGTCCAGGGTCTGCTGCAGGAGTTCTCGCTGTCGTCCCAGGAGGGCGTGGCCCTGATGTGCCTGGCCGAGGCCCTGCTGCGGATCCCCGACAAGGGCACCCGCGACGCGCTGATCCGCGACAAGATCAGCAACGGCAACTGGCAGCCGCACCTGGGTAACAGCCCGTCGTTGTTCGTCAATGCCGCCACCTGGGGCCTGCTGCTGACCGGCAAGCTGGTCTCGACCCACAACGAATCCGGGCTGACGTCGTCCTTGAGCCGCATCATCGGCAAAAGCGGCGAGCCAATGATTCGCAAGGGCGTCGACATGGCCATGCGCCTGATGGGCGAGCAGTTCGTCACCGGCGAAACCATCGCTGAAGCCTTGGCCAACGCCACGCGTTTCGAAGCCAAGGGCTTCCGCTATTCCTACGACATGCTGGGCGAAGCGGCCCTCACCGAACACGACGCGCAAAAATACCTGGCGTCCTACGAGCAGGCCATCCACTCGATCGGCAAAGCCTCCCACGGCCGCGGCATCTACGAAGGCCCGGGCATTTCCATCAAGCTCTCGGCACTGCACCCGCGCTACAGCCGCGCCCAGTACGAGCGCGTCATGGATGAGCTGTACCCGCGCCTGCTGTCGCTGACCCTGCTGGCCAAGCATTACGACATCGGCCTCAATATCGACGCCGAGGAAGCCGACCGCCTGGAGCTGTCCCTCGACCTGCTCGAGCGGCTGTGCTTCGAGCCGCAACTGACCGGCTGGAACGGCATCGGCTTCGTCATCCAGGCCTATCAGAAGCGCTGCCCGTATGTGATCGACTACGTCATCGACCTGGCGCGCCGCAGCCGCCATCGCTTGATGATTCGCCTGGTCAAGGGCGCCTACTGGGATAGCGAGATCAAGCGCGCCCAGGTCGAAGGCCTGGAAGGCTATCCGGTGTACACCCGCAAGGTGTACACCGACGTTTCCTACATCGCCTGTGCGAAAAAACTGCTGTCGGTGCCAGAAGTCATCTACCCGCAGTTCGCCACCCACAACGCCCACACCCTGGCGGCCATCTACCACATCGCCGGGCAGAACTACTACCCCGGCCAGTACGAGTTCCAGTGCCTGCACGGCATGGGCGAGCCGTTGTACGAGCAAGTGGTGGGCAAGGTCGCCGATGGCAAGCTGAACCGTCCGTGCCGCGTGTATGCGCCGGTCGGCACCCACGAAACACTGCTGGCCTACCTGGTCCGCCGCCTGCTGGAAAACGGCGCAAACACCTCGTTCGTCAACCGCATCGCCGACCACTCCATCTCGATCCACGAGCTGGTGGCCGATCCGGTGAGCAGCATCGAGCGCATGGCGGCTCAGGAAGGCGGTTTCGGCTTGCCGCACCCGCGCATTCCGCTGCCGGTCGACCTCTATGGCAGCGAGCGCAACAACTCCGCCGGTATCGACCTGGCCAACGAACATCGTCTGGCGTCGTTGTCCAGCGCCTTGCTGGCCACCGCCCATAACGACTGGCAAGCGGCACCGATGCTCGGCTGCCCGATCAGCGCGGGCACGCCCCAGCCGTTGCTGAACCCGGCCGACCACCGCGATGTGGTCGGTCACGTCCAGGAAGCGACCGTCGAAGACGTCGACAACGCCCTGCTCTGCGCGCTGGGCAACGGCCCGATCTGGCAGGCCACACCACCGGACGAGCGCGCCGCCGTACTGGAACGCGCCGCCGACTTGATGGAAGCCGAGATCCAGCCGCTGATGGGCCTGCTGGCCCGCGAAGCCGGCAAGACCTTCGCCAACGCCATCGCCGAAGTGCGCGAGGCCGTGGACTTCTTGCGCTACTACGCGGTGCAGGCTCGTCACGACCTGAGCAACGACGCCCACCGCCCACTGGGCCCGGTGGTGTGCATCAGCCCGTGGAACTTCCCGCTGGCGATCTTCACCGGTCAGGTGGCTGCGGCACTGGCGGCCGGCAACCCGGTGCTGGCCAAACCGGCCGAACAGACCCCACTGGTCGCCGCTCAGGCCGTGCGCCTGCTGCTCGAAGCCGGCATCCCTGAAGGCGTGCTGCAACTGCTGCCCGGCCGCGGTGAAACCGTTGGTGCCCGGCTGGTGGGCGACGAGCGCGTCAAAGGCGTGATGTTCACCGGCTCAACCGAGGTAGCGCGCCTGCTGCAACGCAACATTGCCGGGCGCCTGGACAACCAGGGCCGGCCGATCCCGCTGATCGCCGAAACCGGCGGCCAGAACGCCATGATCGTCGACTCCTCGGCGCTTACCGAACAAGTGGTCATCGACGTCGTCTCTTCGGCCTTCGACAGCGCCGGTCAACGCTGCTCGGCCCTGCGCGTACTGTGCCTGCAGGAAGACTCCGCCGACCGCGTGATCGAAATGCTCAAGGGCGCCATGGCCGAAGCCCGCCTGGGCAACCCGGAGCGCCTGAGCGTGGACATCGGCCCGGTGATCGACGCTGAAGCCAAGGCCAACATCGACAAACACGTGCAGGCGATGCGCGACAAAGGCCGCAACGTGTTCCAGATGGCCATCGCCGACAGCGCCGAAATCAAGCGCGGCACCTACGTGACGCCAACCCTGATCGAACTCGAAAGCTTTGACGAGCTGCAACGCGAGATCTTCGGCCCGGTGTTGCACGTGGTCCGCTACCAGCGCAAGGACATCGACCGCCTGATCGAGCAGATCAACGCGTCGGGCTATGGCTTGACCCTGGGCGTGCACACCCGCATCGACGAAACCATCGCCAAGGTCCTCGACAACGTCAACGCGGGTAACGTCTACGTCAACCGCAACATCGTCGGGGCCGTGGTCGGGGTGCAGCCGTTCGGTGGTGAAGGCCTGTCCGGCACCGGTCCAAAAGCCGGCGGCCCGCTGTACCTGTACCGTTTGCTGTCGACCTGCCCGGCAGATGCCATCAGCGCGTCGCTGCACCGTCAGGACGGCCCGACGGCGCCGGATGTGCGCCTGCGCGATGTCCAGCTCAAGCCGTTGCGCGCCCTGCAAGCCTGGGCTGCGAGCAATCAGCACGCCGAGCTGGCAGAGGTCTGCGAGCAGTTCGCCGCGCAATCGCAAAGCGGCGTCACACGCCTGCTGAGCGGCCCGACCGGGGAGCGCAACAGCTACACCATACTGGCCCGCGAGCACGTGCTGTGCCTGGCCGAAACCGAAGCCGACCTGCTGGTGCAACTGGCCGCCACGCTGTCGGTGGGCAGCCATGCAGTGTGGGTGGAGAACGAACTGGGCAAGGCTGTGCGCAATCGCTTGCCGAAGGACGTGCAGGGGAAAATTCGCCTGGTAGCGGAGTGGAACAAGGATGACGTGCCATTCGATGCCGTGATCCATCACGGTGATTCGGACCAACTGCGCGGCGTGTGCCAGCAGATCGCCAAACGCGCCGGGGCCATTGTCGGCGTGCAGGGGCTGTCTCAGGGTGAAAGCAATATCGCCCTGGAGCGCCTGGTGATCGAGCGGGCGTTGAGCGTCAATACCGCAGCCGCGGGCGGTAACGCCAGCCTGATGACCATCGGCTGA
- the putP gene encoding sodium/proline symporter PutP, whose amino-acid sequence MTLGNPTLITFVIYIAAMVLIGLIAWHRTHNLADYILGGRRLGSFVTALSAGASDMSGWLLMGLPGAIYLSGLSEGWIAVGLITGAYLNWLFVAGRLRVQTEHNGDALTLPDYFASRFDDRSGLLRVIAALVILLFFTIYCASGIVAGARLFESTFALTYEQALCAGAAATIAYTLIGGFLAVSWTDTVQATLMIFALILTPVMVMLASGGADSAMLAIEAQAPAHFDVLRGTTFIGIVSLLGWGLGYFGQPHILARFMAADSVKSIDKARRISMVWMILCLGGALGVGFFGVAYFSTHPQVAGAVAENPERVFIEQARLLFNPWIAGVLLSAILAAVMSTLSCQLLVCSSALTEDFYKAFLRQHATQRELVWVGRAMVLLVALVAIWLASNPENRVLGLVSYAWAGFGAAFGSVVLISVLWKGMTRDGALAGIVVGAVTVIVWKQFALLGMYEIIPGFVFASLAIWLVSSVGAPTAAMLERFDGAERAYRRER is encoded by the coding sequence ATGACCCTTGGTAACCCTACTCTGATCACCTTTGTGATCTATATCGCCGCCATGGTGCTGATCGGACTGATCGCCTGGCACCGGACCCACAACCTTGCCGATTACATTCTGGGCGGGCGGCGCCTGGGCAGTTTCGTCACGGCGCTGTCGGCCGGCGCCTCGGACATGAGCGGCTGGCTGCTCATGGGTTTGCCTGGCGCCATCTATCTATCGGGGTTGTCCGAAGGCTGGATCGCAGTCGGGCTGATCACCGGCGCCTATCTCAACTGGCTGTTCGTCGCCGGACGCTTGCGGGTGCAGACCGAGCACAATGGCGATGCGCTGACCTTGCCTGACTACTTCGCCAGCCGTTTCGATGATCGCAGCGGCCTGCTGCGGGTCATCGCGGCGCTGGTGATTCTGCTGTTCTTCACTATCTATTGTGCATCCGGCATCGTCGCCGGGGCGCGCCTGTTCGAGAGTACCTTTGCCTTGACCTACGAGCAGGCGCTCTGCGCCGGGGCGGCGGCAACGATCGCCTATACCCTGATCGGCGGCTTTCTGGCGGTCAGCTGGACCGATACCGTGCAAGCGACGCTGATGATCTTCGCGTTGATCCTCACCCCGGTGATGGTCATGCTGGCGAGCGGCGGCGCCGACAGCGCGATGTTGGCCATCGAGGCGCAGGCGCCGGCGCATTTCGATGTGTTGCGCGGTACCACCTTCATCGGCATTGTCTCGCTGCTTGGCTGGGGGTTGGGCTATTTCGGCCAGCCGCATATCCTGGCGCGGTTCATGGCGGCCGACTCGGTCAAGTCGATCGACAAGGCCCGGCGTATTTCCATGGTCTGGATGATTCTGTGCCTGGGCGGCGCCCTGGGCGTGGGCTTCTTCGGTGTGGCGTATTTCTCTACCCATCCGCAGGTGGCCGGGGCGGTCGCCGAGAACCCCGAGCGGGTGTTCATCGAGCAGGCGCGCCTGTTGTTCAATCCGTGGATTGCCGGTGTGTTGCTCTCGGCGATTCTGGCGGCGGTCATGAGCACCCTCAGCTGCCAGTTGCTGGTCTGCTCCAGCGCGCTGACCGAGGATTTCTACAAGGCCTTCCTGCGCCAGCATGCCACTCAGCGTGAATTGGTATGGGTGGGGCGTGCGATGGTGCTGTTGGTGGCGCTGGTGGCCATCTGGTTGGCCAGCAACCCGGAAAATCGCGTGTTGGGGCTGGTCAGCTATGCCTGGGCGGGTTTCGGCGCGGCGTTCGGGTCAGTCGTACTGATCTCGGTATTGTGGAAAGGCATGACCCGTGACGGCGCGCTGGCGGGTATCGTGGTGGGGGCGGTGACGGTGATCGTCTGGAAGCAGTTCGCGCTGCTGGGAATGTACGAAATCATTCCGGGCTTCGTGTTTGCCAGCCTGGCCATCTGGCTGGTCAGCTCGGTGGGCGCGCCGACGGCGGCCATGCTCGAACGCTTCGATGGCGCCGAGCGCGCGTATCGGCGCGAGCGCTGA
- a CDS encoding EAL domain-containing protein codes for MKSQPDAASRMVAEVVTQLPVPSRLGMLRFERLNEASWALLYLDPNCERPFGIPAAELCALIGSPYASLMEPEARYELHDVIQQQLATQSNYLIRYTLHTAQGPLQLLELGEPYKQHNRQLLRGYLLAVDDISEPLLEGSAAELENQNSRLQVALELNQQAQLEQLQHLDRVRAQQELILSLARQRYTAHNPLLEAAELITRSACEIYEVEFASLWMLEGNSLEPLISYDAYTQVHHTEAAIDTSAYPNYLDALHTSRAIDAHDAVADPRLSEMAEWLRARDIHAVLDAGIRVDGQVVGVLCLQQRGKPRAWQADEITFAGELADQVAQVINNQNRRAATSALHLFQRAVEQSANAFLLVNCEGVVEYVNPSFTAITQYSPDEVHGHRLAELPALENLSELLFDAPSALVSSNSWQGEFKSRRKNLEPYWGQLSISKVYNDQRELTHYIGIYEDITQSKLAQQRIERLAYTDNLTNLGNRPAFIRSLDERFARNSEAPVSLMLVDIDNFKRINDSLGHQTGDKLLISLARRLRNSLSSSGSLARFASNEFAVLLDDVDPEAGQLIAQQVLRTLDKPMFVDNQLINVTASVGFACAPLHGRDPQTLMKNAGLALHKAKANGKHQVQVFTEALNAEASYKLFVENNLRRALTQNELEVFYQPKLCLRSGRLLGLEALLRWNHPERGMIRPDQFISVAEETGLIIPIGKWVARQACRMSKELTANGIGSLQVAINLSPKQFSDPDLVSSIRHILEEEALPPHLLELELTEGLLLEATEETRLQLAELKSLGLTLAMDDFGTGYSSLSYLKKFPIDIIKIDRSFIHEIPANQDDMEITSAVIAMAHNLKLKVVAEGIETAEQLAFLRRHRCDVGQGYLFDRPIPGSQLVQALKRYPRGPAA; via the coding sequence ATGAAAAGCCAACCCGATGCCGCCAGCCGAATGGTGGCCGAGGTCGTGACGCAACTGCCGGTGCCCTCGCGCCTTGGCATGCTGCGCTTCGAACGGCTGAACGAGGCGAGCTGGGCCCTGCTGTATCTCGACCCCAATTGCGAACGTCCCTTCGGTATCCCGGCGGCAGAGCTGTGCGCGTTGATCGGCTCGCCGTATGCGAGCCTGATGGAGCCCGAGGCGCGTTACGAGCTGCACGATGTCATTCAGCAGCAACTGGCCACTCAGTCCAACTACCTCATCCGCTATACCCTGCACACCGCTCAAGGCCCCCTGCAATTGCTGGAACTGGGCGAACCCTACAAACAGCATAATCGCCAACTGTTGCGCGGCTATCTGCTGGCGGTGGACGACATCAGCGAGCCCTTGCTGGAAGGTTCGGCTGCGGAACTGGAAAACCAGAACAGCCGGCTGCAGGTCGCTTTGGAGCTCAACCAGCAGGCCCAGCTTGAGCAATTGCAGCATCTGGATCGCGTGCGCGCGCAGCAAGAGCTGATCCTCAGCCTCGCCCGCCAGCGCTACACCGCGCACAACCCGCTGCTTGAAGCCGCCGAGCTGATCACCCGCAGTGCCTGCGAGATCTACGAAGTCGAGTTTGCCAGCCTGTGGATGCTTGAGGGCAACAGCCTGGAGCCCCTGATCTCCTACGATGCCTACACGCAGGTGCATCACACCGAAGCGGCCATCGACACCTCCGCCTATCCAAACTATCTCGACGCCCTGCATACCAGCCGCGCTATCGATGCTCACGACGCCGTGGCCGATCCGCGCCTGTCGGAGATGGCAGAGTGGCTGCGCGCCCGTGATATCCATGCGGTGCTGGACGCCGGTATCCGCGTCGATGGCCAGGTGGTCGGCGTGCTCTGCTTGCAGCAACGAGGCAAGCCCCGGGCCTGGCAGGCGGACGAAATCACCTTCGCCGGCGAGCTGGCCGACCAGGTCGCCCAAGTCATCAACAACCAGAATCGCCGCGCGGCCACCAGCGCCCTGCACCTGTTTCAGCGCGCCGTCGAGCAGAGCGCCAATGCGTTTTTGCTGGTCAATTGCGAAGGCGTGGTGGAATACGTCAACCCCAGCTTCACCGCCATCACCCAGTACAGCCCCGATGAAGTCCACGGCCACCGGCTGGCGGAACTGCCCGCGCTGGAAAACCTCAGCGAACTGCTGTTCGACGCGCCCTCGGCGCTGGTCAGCAGCAACAGCTGGCAGGGCGAATTCAAGAGCCGCCGCAAAAACCTCGAACCCTACTGGGGGCAGCTGTCGATCTCCAAGGTCTACAACGACCAGCGCGAGCTAACGCACTACATCGGCATCTATGAAGACATCACCCAAAGCAAGCTCGCCCAGCAGCGCATCGAACGCCTGGCGTATACGGACAACCTGACCAACCTGGGCAACCGCCCGGCATTCATTCGCAGCCTCGACGAACGCTTCGCCCGCAATAGCGAAGCCCCGGTCAGCCTGATGCTGGTGGACATCGACAACTTCAAGCGGATCAACGACAGCCTCGGCCACCAGACCGGCGACAAATTGTTGATCAGCCTGGCGCGGCGCCTGCGCAACAGCCTGAGCAGCAGCGGCAGCCTGGCGCGCTTTGCCAGTAACGAATTCGCGGTGCTGCTTGACGATGTCGATCCCGAGGCCGGGCAATTGATCGCCCAGCAGGTGTTGCGCACCCTCGACAAGCCGATGTTCGTCGACAATCAATTGATCAACGTCACTGCCTCGGTAGGCTTCGCCTGCGCGCCGCTGCATGGCCGCGACCCGCAAACGCTGATGAAGAACGCCGGCCTGGCGCTGCACAAGGCCAAGGCCAACGGCAAGCACCAGGTGCAAGTGTTCACCGAGGCGCTGAACGCCGAGGCCAGCTACAAACTGTTCGTCGAGAACAACCTGCGCCGCGCCCTTACCCAGAACGAGCTCGAGGTGTTCTACCAGCCCAAGCTGTGCCTGCGCAGCGGCCGCCTGCTCGGCCTCGAAGCGTTGCTGCGCTGGAACCATCCGGAACGCGGCATGATCCGCCCGGATCAATTCATCAGCGTGGCGGAAGAAACCGGCCTGATCATCCCGATCGGCAAATGGGTCGCACGCCAGGCGTGCCGCATGAGCAAGGAACTGACCGCCAATGGTATCGGCTCCCTGCAGGTGGCGATCAACCTGTCACCCAAGCAGTTCTCCGATCCCGACCTGGTGTCGTCGATCCGCCATATCCTTGAAGAAGAGGCCCTGCCCCCGCACCTGCTGGAGCTCGAACTGACCGAGGGCCTGCTGCTCGAAGCCACCGAAGAGACCCGCCTGCAGCTCGCCGAGCTGAAAAGCCTGGGCCTGACCCTGGCCATGGATGACTTCGGGACCGGTTACTCGTCGCTCAGCTACCTGAAAAAATTCCCGATCGACATCATCAAGATCGATCGCAGCTTCATCCATGAAATCCCGGCCAACCAGGACGACATGGAAATCACCTCGGCGGTGATCGCAATGGCCCACAACCTCAAGCTCAAGGTCGTGGCCGAAGGTATCGAGACCGCCGAACAGCTGGCGTTCCTGCGCCGCCACCGCTGCGATGTCGGCCAGGGCTATCTGTTCGACCGGCCGATCCCCGGCAGCCAGCTCGTCCAGGCCCTCAAACGCTACCCTCGCGGACCAGCGGCCTGA
- a CDS encoding 23S rRNA (adenine(2030)-N(6))-methyltransferase RlmJ: MNYRHAFHAGNHADVFKHLVLTRLIALLSRKEQPFASIDTHAGLGLYDLRGDQATRTGEWLQGVARLWEAQDVPPLVADYLRVLHDMNPDGELRYYPGSPELARRLTRPQDRVLLNEKHPQDGQLLRDNMKGDRRVAVHLGEGWHVPRALLPVPEKRALMLIDPPFEQLDEMQRCAKALKEAIGRMRQTVAAIWYPVKDQRALKRFYQDLAGSGAPKLLRVELLVHPIETEQSLNGSGLAIANPPWGLEEELNQLLPWLAQLLGQTQGGWKMDWLIAE, translated from the coding sequence ATGAATTATCGTCACGCTTTCCACGCCGGCAACCACGCCGACGTCTTCAAACATCTTGTCCTTACTCGTCTGATCGCCTTGCTGTCGCGCAAGGAGCAGCCGTTTGCCTCCATTGATACCCACGCGGGCCTGGGGCTCTACGATTTGCGTGGCGATCAGGCGACGCGCACTGGCGAATGGCTGCAAGGCGTCGCGCGCCTCTGGGAGGCGCAGGATGTGCCGCCTTTGGTCGCGGACTATCTGCGCGTGCTGCATGACATGAACCCCGATGGCGAGTTGCGCTACTACCCCGGTTCGCCGGAGTTGGCGCGGCGCCTGACCCGCCCGCAGGATCGCGTGTTGCTGAACGAAAAACATCCCCAGGACGGCCAGTTGCTCCGGGACAACATGAAGGGCGATCGCCGCGTGGCGGTGCATCTGGGTGAGGGCTGGCATGTGCCTCGGGCGCTGCTGCCGGTGCCGGAAAAGCGCGCTTTGATGCTGATCGATCCGCCGTTCGAGCAACTGGACGAGATGCAGCGTTGCGCCAAAGCCCTTAAAGAAGCCATTGGCCGCATGCGCCAGACGGTGGCCGCCATCTGGTATCCGGTCAAGGATCAGCGAGCGCTCAAGCGTTTCTACCAGGATCTGGCCGGCAGCGGCGCACCCAAGTTGCTGCGGGTGGAATTGCTGGTGCACCCGATCGAAACCGAGCAGAGCCTGAATGGCTCAGGGCTGGCGATCGCCAATCCGCCATGGGGGTTGGAAGAGGAGCTGAACCAGCTGCTGCCGTGGCTGGCGCAGTTGCTGGGGCAGACCCAAGGTGGTTGGAAGATGGATTGGCTGATTGCCGAGTGA
- the msrA gene encoding peptide-methionine (S)-S-oxide reductase MsrA produces the protein MVLRSEILVNKNELPSPQQALPGRESPMTVPAEHFVNGHSLTDFPTGLETAIFGLGCFWGAERRLWNEPGVWTTAAGYAGGYTPNPTYEETCSGLTGHSEVVLVVFDPAKVSYETLLKVFWEAHNPTQGMRQGNDLGTQYRSAIYCTSEVQLQAARASQEVFQSQLSEAGMGAITTEIALAPTFYYAEAYHQQYLAKNPSGYCGLGGTGVCMPPAA, from the coding sequence ATGGTCTTGCGCTCGGAAATCCTGGTCAACAAAAACGAATTGCCCTCACCGCAGCAAGCGCTGCCAGGCCGTGAGTCACCGATGACGGTGCCCGCCGAGCACTTCGTCAACGGACATTCGCTGACTGACTTCCCTACCGGGCTCGAAACCGCAATCTTCGGCCTGGGCTGCTTCTGGGGAGCGGAGCGTCGCTTGTGGAACGAACCAGGCGTGTGGACCACAGCCGCCGGCTACGCAGGGGGCTACACGCCCAACCCGACCTACGAAGAAACCTGCTCGGGGCTGACCGGCCACAGCGAAGTGGTGCTGGTGGTGTTCGACCCTGCCAAGGTGAGCTACGAGACGCTACTGAAAGTGTTCTGGGAAGCGCACAACCCCACGCAGGGCATGCGTCAGGGTAATGATCTGGGCACTCAGTACCGCTCGGCCATCTACTGCACCAGCGAGGTGCAATTGCAGGCGGCCAGGGCCAGTCAGGAGGTGTTTCAGAGCCAGCTGAGCGAGGCCGGCATGGGCGCGATCACGACCGAGATCGCCTTGGCACCGACTTTCTATTATGCCGAGGCGTATCACCAGCAGTATCTGGCCAAGAACCCGAGCGGGTATTGCGGGCTGGGTGGCACCGGGGTGTGCATGCCGCCTGCGGCTTGA